Proteins from one Asterias rubens chromosome 21, eAstRub1.3, whole genome shotgun sequence genomic window:
- the LOC117304616 gene encoding myc protein: protein MAAIAHRLVLTSDQIQVRDHRDHNYHRSSQSIPDDDMNSLEDSDSMESCFAGEEEFYSSTLTPPTPSEDIWKKFELYPTPPLSPSHNPDDKESDRHPRHHQQDGEADLLQEVTNILMDDDDLPWLTRKCHFSDPVFRTPSPISPALIQDCMWSSIIAEERRKLFMKSEKKHAEERATKKASTPSSGVMLPPLVPASEYGSSDCVDPSAVFPYPLSETRLDLFSSGTNTPSDSEEEIDVVTVEKKHHSVHKINTTRPYHKQSTKVRHQHHHRPISVALVGSKRGRPSTATILSIPIKKLKTEGNLEEVKQILQKSNLIRSSSGSSRGSSRGCSRNSSQPSSQPSSHPSSDSEDTEKRACHNVLERKRREDLRTSFLLLRDEVPELGTCDRAAKVVILKKATDYVSSLRDREETLRMDMATEKNRNLQLRRRLEALLAPLTL from the exons ATGGCAGCAATTGCACACCGATTAGTGCTCACCAGCGATCAGATTCAAGTCAGAGATCACCGAGACCACAATTATCATCGGTCATCTCAATCCATACCAGACGACGATATGAACTCACTTGAAGACAGCGATTCTATGGAGTCTTGCTTCGCAGGAGAGGAGGAATTTTACTCCTCCACGCTAACCCCGCCCACCCCCAGTGAGGACATTTGGAAGAAGTTTGAGTTGTACCCAACCCCACCCCTAAGCCCAAGTCACAATCCAGATGACAAGGAAAGTGATCGTCACCCAAGACATCATCAACAAGATGGCGAAGCAGATCTCCTTCAAGAAGTTACCAACATCCTTATGGACGATGATGACCTTCCGTGGTTAACCCGCAAGTGCCACTTCTCCGACCCTGTCTTCCGCACCCCCTCCCCAATCAGCCCTGCCCTTATCCAGGATTGTATGTGGAGCAGCATTATCGCTGAAGAGAGGCGGAAACTTTTCATGAAGTCTGAGAAGAAACATGCGGAGGAGAGAGCCACCAAGAAAGCATCGACGCCGAGTTCCGGAGTGATGCTCCCACCCCTTGTACCAGCATCTGAGTACGGGTCCTCGGACTGTGTGGATCCTTCTGCTGTATTCCCATACCCACTCAGTGAAACCAGATTGGATTTATTCAGCTCGGGAACAAATACACCTTCTGACTCTG AAGAAGAGATTGATGTCGTCACAGTTGAGAAGAAGCACCACTCCGTTCACAAAATCAACACGACAAGACCGTATCACAAGCAATCAACGAAAGTACGTCACCAGCACCATCACCGGCCGATAAGCGTGGCCCTGGTCGGGAGCAAGCGAGGGCGCCCTTCAACGGCGACGATACTCTCGATACCTATCAAGAAGCTGAAGACGGAGGGGAATCTGGAGGAGGTCAAACAAATCTTACAAAAGTCAAATTTGATTCGAAGTTCATCAGGAAGCAGTCGTGGGAGTAGTCGAGGATGCAGTCGAAACAGCAGTCAGCCGTCGAGTCAACCAAGCAGCCACCCATCATCCGATTCTGAAGACACCGAGAAGAGGGCGTGTCACAACGTCTTGGAGAGGAAACGAAGAGAGGATCTCCGAACAAGTTTCCTCCTTCTCCGTGATGAGGTCCCGGAGTTAGGAACCTGTGATCGAGCAGCAAAAGTTGTGATTCTTAAGAAAGCAACAGACTATGTGTCATCTCTTCGAGACAGGGAAGAAACCCTTAGAATGGACATGGCAACGGAGAAGAACAGAAACCTTCAACTAAGGAGGAGACTGGAAGCGCTCTTAGCTCCTCTAACTTTGTAA